One segment of Thermoanaerobacter kivui DNA contains the following:
- the metX gene encoding homoserine O-acetyltransferase MetX: MIVEEKKVTLKGKNIFTTESGYSFDELTIVYETYGKLNKEKNNVILVEHALSGSAHAAGVHPGKNNVGWWDPLIGPGKYIDTNKYFVICSNFLGSCYGTTGPSSIDPKTGKPYGLGFPKINIRDMVKVQKLLLDYVGIDRIKAVIGGSMGGMQALEWAVTYPDLVDKAIVIAADYKLTPLNIAYNHVGIQCILNDPYFYGGDYYDKPHKPDKGLSTARMLGMITYKSGDLFDHRFDRLRDENNFEVENYLNYHGLSFINRFDANSYLYILWAMNEHDITKPYGSLKMALKRIKAEILMIGIDTDMIFPSKYMKDFIKKLNATGGCGRFEEISSMQGHDSFLVDIDKIGPIILGFLEETYDKEMVCV; the protein is encoded by the coding sequence ATGATAGTTGAGGAAAAAAAGGTTACACTAAAAGGGAAAAATATATTCACTACAGAAAGTGGATATAGCTTTGATGAACTTACTATTGTTTATGAAACTTATGGAAAATTAAATAAAGAAAAAAATAACGTGATACTTGTGGAACACGCATTAAGTGGTAGTGCCCATGCAGCAGGTGTGCATCCTGGGAAAAATAACGTGGGCTGGTGGGACCCTTTAATTGGGCCAGGTAAATATATTGATACAAACAAATATTTTGTCATATGCTCTAACTTTCTTGGCAGTTGTTATGGAACGACAGGTCCTTCTTCTATAGACCCTAAGACAGGGAAACCTTACGGTTTGGGATTTCCAAAGATTAACATAAGAGACATGGTAAAAGTGCAAAAACTTCTCTTAGATTATGTCGGCATAGATCGCATAAAAGCGGTTATAGGGGGCTCTATGGGAGGAATGCAAGCTTTAGAGTGGGCAGTGACATACCCGGATTTAGTGGATAAAGCGATAGTCATAGCTGCTGATTATAAACTCACTCCTCTCAATATTGCATATAATCATGTAGGAATCCAATGTATACTCAATGACCCCTATTTCTACGGCGGTGATTACTATGATAAACCACATAAACCTGATAAAGGCTTAAGTACTGCCAGAATGCTTGGGATGATAACATACAAAAGTGGTGACCTATTTGACCATAGATTTGACAGATTAAGAGATGAAAACAACTTTGAAGTGGAAAATTACCTCAACTATCATGGGCTATCTTTTATAAACAGATTTGATGCAAATTCGTATTTATATATTTTGTGGGCTATGAATGAACATGATATTACAAAGCCTTACGGCTCCTTGAAGATGGCACTTAAGAGGATTAAAGCGGAAATACTAATGATAGGCATAGATACAGATATGATATTTCCATCCAAATACATGAAAGACTTTATCAAAAAACTCAATGCTACAGGAGGATGCGGCAGATTTGAGGAAATATCTTCAATGCAAGGTCATGACTCTTTTTTGGTAGATATAGATAAGATTGGACCGATCATTTTAGGTTTTTTAGAAGAGACATACGATAAAGAAATGGTATGTGTATAA
- a CDS encoding homocysteine synthase has protein sequence MPKKYGFSTLAIHEGWEPDPTTGAVALPIYQTSSFAFKSTKHAADLFALKEEGYIYTRMMNPTINAFEKRMAALEGGVGALAVSSGQAAITLAVTNIAGMGDEVVSSTNLYGGTYNLFATTLKKFGINFKFVDPSDPENFRRQITDKTKALYVETIGNPKIDVADIEKIAEIAHTAGIPLIVDNTFATPYLARPIEFGADIVVHSATKFIGGHGTSIGGVIVDSGKFNWNNGKFPELTEPDPSYHGIRYVKDVGEAAYIVKARVQLLRDLGTALSPFNAFLFAQGLETLSLRMERHSQNALKVAEFLASHPYVSWVNYPGLKSSPYYALAQKYLPRGQGGVLTFGIKGGLKAGIKFIESLKLFTHLANIGDAKSLVIHPASTTHQQLSKEEQLASGVTEDMIRLSVGLEDIEDILEDLDNALYASQK, from the coding sequence ATGCCTAAAAAATATGGTTTTTCTACTTTGGCAATTCATGAAGGTTGGGAGCCAGACCCGACCACAGGAGCTGTAGCGCTTCCTATATATCAAACTTCATCTTTTGCTTTTAAAAGTACAAAGCACGCGGCAGATTTGTTTGCCTTAAAAGAAGAAGGATATATTTATACCCGAATGATGAATCCCACTATTAACGCTTTTGAAAAGAGAATGGCAGCTTTAGAAGGTGGGGTAGGTGCTCTTGCTGTATCTTCAGGGCAAGCTGCTATAACATTAGCTGTTACTAATATAGCAGGGATGGGAGACGAAGTGGTCTCTTCTACTAATCTTTATGGGGGTACTTACAACCTTTTTGCAACTACTTTAAAGAAGTTTGGAATAAATTTTAAATTTGTGGACCCCAGTGACCCTGAAAATTTTAGGAGGCAAATAACAGATAAAACAAAGGCTTTATACGTTGAAACTATTGGCAATCCCAAGATTGATGTTGCTGACATTGAAAAAATAGCAGAAATTGCACACACTGCAGGAATTCCTCTCATTGTAGATAATACTTTTGCAACTCCTTACCTTGCACGGCCTATCGAGTTTGGGGCTGATATAGTGGTACATTCGGCGACTAAATTTATAGGTGGACATGGGACTTCTATAGGTGGAGTTATAGTAGATTCTGGAAAATTTAATTGGAACAATGGAAAGTTTCCAGAACTTACAGAACCAGATCCAAGTTATCATGGTATAAGGTATGTAAAAGATGTAGGTGAAGCGGCTTATATTGTAAAAGCGAGGGTGCAGCTTTTAAGGGATTTGGGTACTGCTTTGAGTCCCTTTAATGCATTTTTATTCGCACAAGGATTAGAGACTCTATCTCTTAGGATGGAAAGGCACAGTCAAAATGCTTTAAAAGTTGCAGAGTTTTTAGCTTCTCATCCCTACGTTTCGTGGGTGAATTATCCAGGACTTAAATCAAGTCCTTATTATGCTTTGGCACAAAAGTATTTGCCAAGAGGTCAAGGAGGAGTTTTGACTTTTGGCATAAAAGGTGGATTAAAAGCAGGCATTAAGTTTATAGAGAGTTTAAAATTATTTACTCATCTTGCTAATATAGGGGATGCAAAGTCTTTGGTTATACATCCAGCCAGCACGACTCATCAGCAGTTATCAAAAGAAGAACAGTTAGCTTCTGGTGTTACGGAGGATATGATAAGACTTTCTGTAGGACTTGAGGATATAGAAGATATATTAGAAGACCTTGATAATGCCCTTTATGCATCGCAAAAATAG
- a CDS encoding homoserine dehydrogenase, producing the protein MTVKIGLLGLGTVGTGVYRLITSRGGHIKESTGFYPEIKGILIKNLNKPRKVNVQGLLTQNAEEILKDKEIKIVIEAIGGVHPAYEYVKEALSEGKHVITANKELIAKHGEDLNEIAEKNGVFLKCEASVGGAIPILHQIDRLKITDEIDFVGGIINGTTNYILTQMSTKGKSYEEALIEAQELGYAELNPDYDVKGFDSLYKLIILMRKVFNVNVPVNSITRSGIDGITKEDINYIAKWGYKIKLLAWGKKVKDNIFAGVEPVVVEESNILSKVSDVNNAIILKGDSFGEYVFVGRGAGELPTGDAVVADLLDVLLNYNIKGNNVAKFLPVSEGSFTDTFYIRFKMHKGDILNLQEILNFFKREGALILESSYENDIFVAVIRVKANINAFVKKIKDEKIAEIKAIYKVLQEDIDEGQLKEFEDLVEVI; encoded by the coding sequence ATGACAGTAAAAATCGGGTTATTGGGACTTGGAACAGTAGGAACAGGAGTATATAGATTGATAACTTCAAGAGGAGGTCATATAAAAGAGAGCACTGGGTTTTATCCTGAAATAAAAGGGATACTTATTAAAAATCTCAACAAACCAAGAAAAGTAAATGTGCAAGGACTTCTTACACAGAATGCTGAAGAAATTTTAAAAGATAAAGAGATAAAAATAGTCATTGAAGCAATTGGAGGCGTTCATCCAGCTTATGAATATGTGAAGGAAGCTTTGTCTGAAGGTAAACATGTTATAACTGCAAATAAAGAGTTAATAGCCAAACATGGAGAGGATTTAAATGAAATAGCGGAAAAAAATGGAGTATTTTTAAAATGCGAGGCAAGCGTTGGAGGAGCTATACCTATACTTCATCAAATCGATAGATTAAAAATAACGGATGAAATTGATTTTGTAGGTGGAATAATAAATGGCACGACTAACTATATTCTTACGCAAATGTCCACCAAGGGGAAAAGCTATGAAGAAGCGCTTATTGAAGCCCAAGAATTAGGGTATGCGGAATTAAATCCCGATTATGATGTAAAGGGTTTTGATTCACTGTATAAACTGATTATTCTCATGCGCAAAGTATTCAATGTAAATGTGCCAGTAAATTCTATAACGAGAAGTGGAATTGATGGGATTACAAAAGAAGACATAAACTATATCGCCAAATGGGGGTATAAAATAAAATTACTTGCGTGGGGGAAAAAAGTCAAAGATAACATTTTTGCAGGAGTAGAACCGGTAGTAGTGGAAGAAAGCAATATTTTATCAAAAGTAAGCGATGTAAATAATGCAATTATATTGAAAGGAGATAGTTTTGGAGAATACGTCTTTGTAGGAAGAGGAGCAGGAGAACTTCCTACTGGGGATGCTGTTGTAGCAGATTTACTTGATGTACTATTAAATTACAACATTAAAGGTAATAATGTAGCAAAGTTTCTTCCAGTTTCTGAAGGCAGCTTCACAGATACATTTTATATAAGATTTAAAATGCACAAAGGAGATATTTTGAATCTACAAGAAATTTTAAATTTCTTTAAGAGAGAAGGAGCTTTAATTTTGGAGTCTTCATATGAAAATGATATTTTTGTAGCTGTAATTAGAGTAAAAGCAAATATTAATGCATTTGTAAAAAAAATAAAGGATGAAAAAATTGCAGAAATAAAAGCAATTTATAAAGTGCTACAGGAAGATATAGATGAGGGACAATTAAAAGAGTTTGAAGATTTGGTAGAGGTAATTTGA